A single window of Callithrix jacchus isolate 240 chromosome 6, calJac240_pri, whole genome shotgun sequence DNA harbors:
- the TM2D3 gene encoding TM2 domain-containing protein 3 isoform X4: MPPFGPSLPAESTEIPPYVMKCPSNGLCSRLPADCIDCTTNFSCTYGKPVTFDCAVKPSVTCVDQDFKSQKNFIINMTCRFCWQLPETDYECSNSTSCMTVACPRQRYTANCTVRDHVHCLGNRTFPKMLYCNWTGGYKWSTALALSITLGGFGADRFYLGQWREGLGKLFSFGGLGIWTLIDVLLIGVGYVGPADGSLYI; this comes from the exons AAAGTACTGAAATCCCACCTTATGTGATGAAGTGTCCGAGCAATGGTTTGTGTAGCAGACTTCCTGCAGACTGTATAGACTGCACAACAAATTTCTCCTGTACCTATGGGAAGCCTGTCACTTTTGACTGTGCAGTGAAGCCATCTGTTACCTGTGTT GATCAAGACTTCAAATCCCAGAAGAACTTCATCATTAACATGACTTGCAGATTTTGCTGGCAGCTTCCTGAAACAGATTACGAGTGTTCCAATTCCACCAGCTGCATGACAGTGGCCTGTCCTCGGCAGCGCTATACTGCCAACTGCACCGTGCGGGACCACGTCCACTGCTTGG gtaaCCGTACTTTTCCCAAGATGCTGTATTGCAATTGGACTGGAGGCTATAAGTGGTCTACGGCTCTGGCTCTGAG CATCACCCTTGGTGGGTTTGGAGCAGACCGTTTCTACTTGGGCCAGTGGCGAGAAGGCCTCGGCAAGCTCTTCAGCTTCGGTGGCCTGGGAATATGGACGCTGATAGACGTCCTGCTCATTGGGGTTGGCTACGTTGGACCAGCAGATGGCTCTTTGTACATTTAG